Proteins encoded by one window of Mus musculus strain C57BL/6J chromosome 10, GRCm38.p6 C57BL/6J:
- the Gipc3 gene encoding PDZ domain-containing protein GIPC3 yields MDSAAPREPGATEPPARARPRLVFRTQLAHGSPTGRIEGFTNVRELYAKIAEAFGIAPTEILFCTLNSHKVDMQKLLGGQIGLEDFIFAHVRGETKEVEVTKTEDALGLTITDNGAGYAFIKRIKEGSIINRIEAVCVGDSIEAINDHSIVGCRHYEVAKMLRELPKSQPFTLRLVQPRRAFDMIGQRSRSSKCPVEAKVSSGRETLRLRSGGAATVEEAPSDVEAAAARRVDDLLESYMGIRDPELAAAVVETARSSAGAQAFARGLDAVLGEFAFPDEFVVEVWAAIGEAHDACG; encoded by the exons ATGGACAGTGCTGCGCCCCGCGAGCCCGGGGCCACCGAGCCCCCCGCCCGCGCGCGCCCGCGCCTAGTGTTCCGCACGCAGCTGGCGCACGGCAGTCCGACCGGCAGGATCGAGGGCTTCACCAATGTCCGCGAGCTTTACGCCAAGATCGCCGAGGCCTTCGGCATCGCTCCTACCGAG ATCCTATTCTGCACCCTCAACAGTCACAAAGTGGACATGCAAAAGTTGCTGGGGGGACAGATTGGGCTGGAAGACTTCATCTTTGCACATGTGCGTGGAGAGACCAAAGAAGTGGAGGTCACCAAAACGGAGGATGCTCTAGGACTGACCATCACAGACAACGGAGCCGGATACGCCTTCATCAAG AGAATCAAGGAAGGCAGCATTATCAACCGGATTGAGGCTGTGTGCGTGGGGGATAGCATTGAGGCCATCAATGACCACTCTATTGTGGGCTGCCGGCACTACGAGGTGGCTAAAATGCTCCGGGAGCTGCCCAAGTCTCAGCCCTTCACCCTGCGTCTAGTGCAGCCCCGGAGAGCTTTTG ATATGATTGGccagaggagcaggagcagcaagtgTCCTGTGGAAGCTAAAGTGAGCAGCGGGAGGGAAACATTACGCCTGCGCTCAGGGGGGGCTGCCACTGTGGAGGAGGCG CCCAGCGATGTGGAAGCGGCAGCGGCGCGCAGGGTGGACGACCTGCTGGAGAGCTACATGGGCATCCGAGACCCCGAGCTGG CGGCCGCGGTGGTGGAGACTGCTCGGAGCTCGGCGGGAGCCCAGGCTTTCGCACGCGGCCTGGACGCCGTTCTGGGCGAGTTCGCCTTTCCAGACGAGTTCGTGGTGGAGGTGTGGGCAGCTATCGGCGAGGCCCACGACGCTTGTGGCTAG
- the Gipc3 gene encoding PDZ domain-containing protein GIPC3 isoform X5 — translation MDGGLCAERRREKGRTGGAPREAKTGRSTHSPGPPPVVRESRGRARLAPAGGFTFPRAARVPGSAYARLRCRGTSGGRLRTRRTPRTMDSAAPREPGATEPPARARPRLVFRTQLAHGSPTGRIEGFTNVRELYAKIAEAFGIAPTEILFCTLNSHKVDMQKLLGGQIGLEDFIFAHVRGETKEVEVTKTEDALGLTITDNGAGYAFIKRIKEGSIINRIEAVCVGDSIEAINDHSIVGCRHYEVAKMLRELPKSQPFTLRLVQPRRAFAQRCGSGSGAQGGRPAGELHGHPRPRAG, via the exons ATGGACGGTGGGCTGTGTGCGGAgcggaggagggagaaggggaggacgGGCGGGGCTCCCCGGGAGGCCAAGACTGGACGCAGCACCCACAGCCCGGGGCCTCCCCCTGTTGTTCGCGAGTCCCGGGGGAGGGCGCGGCTGGCCCCGGCGGGCGGTTTCACCTTCCCCCGGGCGGCTCGGGTTCCCGGATCCGCTTACGCCCGGCTCCGCTGTCGCGGGACCTCCGGCGGGAGGCTCAGGACGCGGCGGACCCCACGCACCATGGACAGTGCTGCGCCCCGCGAGCCCGGGGCCACCGAGCCCCCCGCCCGCGCGCGCCCGCGCCTAGTGTTCCGCACGCAGCTGGCGCACGGCAGTCCGACCGGCAGGATCGAGGGCTTCACCAATGTCCGCGAGCTTTACGCCAAGATCGCCGAGGCCTTCGGCATCGCTCCTACCGAG ATCCTATTCTGCACCCTCAACAGTCACAAAGTGGACATGCAAAAGTTGCTGGGGGGACAGATTGGGCTGGAAGACTTCATCTTTGCACATGTGCGTGGAGAGACCAAAGAAGTGGAGGTCACCAAAACGGAGGATGCTCTAGGACTGACCATCACAGACAACGGAGCCGGATACGCCTTCATCAAG AGAATCAAGGAAGGCAGCATTATCAACCGGATTGAGGCTGTGTGCGTGGGGGATAGCATTGAGGCCATCAATGACCACTCTATTGTGGGCTGCCGGCACTACGAGGTGGCTAAAATGCTCCGGGAGCTGCCCAAGTCTCAGCCCTTCACCCTGCGTCTAGTGCAGCCCCGGAGAGCTTTTG CCCAGCGATGTGGAAGCGGCAGCGGCGCGCAGGGTGGACGACCTGCTGGAGAGCTACATGGGCATCCGAGACCCCGAGCTGGGTAA
- the Gipc3 gene encoding PDZ domain-containing protein GIPC3 isoform X4, with amino-acid sequence MDGGLCAERRREKGRTGGAPREAKTGRSTHSPGPPPVVRESRGRARLAPAGGFTFPRAARVPGSAYARLRCRGTSGGRLRTRRTPRTMDSAAPREPGATEPPARARPRLVFRTQLAHGSPTGRIEGFTNVRELYAKIAEAFGIAPTEILFCTLNSHKVDMQKLLGGQIGLEDFIFAHVRGETKEVEVTKTEDALGLTITDNGAGYAFIKRIKEGSIINRIEAVCVGDSIEAINDHSIVGCRHYEVAKMLRELPKSQPFTLRLVQPRRAFDMIGQRSRSSKCPVEAKVSSGRETLRLRSGGAATVEEAPSDVEAAAARRVDDLLESYMGIRDPELGKRRGGRGGGDCSELGGSPGFRTRPGRRSGRVRLSRRVRGGGVGSYRRGPRRLWLACVGVSSPGPSPLPQRHSRSQDSPETRPATRTQPSSETQVHPEAQPGSSTQFSSKSQPEPHPCSGTQVSSEGQTSSRTNTEVQPSSRTRPSSLTQAHPETQLGSSTQSEFQAGSGTQVSPKASSCSRTKVDVLPSSRTRASSVTQAHPKAQPDSSTQLSSETQLESLVGPEFQSCSKTKIEAQDNSRTQPSSVTQAHPKAQLGSVTLVSEVQPAFRSQPSPGVQSDSRTQVSSEAQAGFGTQSSPRPEPCSKTHLEPDCQPIPRTQPGSEVQPGFEATPHSGAQGNSDTHARLRTQASPQVNFCLVLEHRSTQIGNHALEPSQTLGPTLMLQPRSWLTLSLPECSQAPSHSHTPESRQMLGDSWAQSTTPAASLRSQVLRASPGMRQPPPWPGPSLRLGVV; translated from the exons ATGGACGGTGGGCTGTGTGCGGAgcggaggagggagaaggggaggacgGGCGGGGCTCCCCGGGAGGCCAAGACTGGACGCAGCACCCACAGCCCGGGGCCTCCCCCTGTTGTTCGCGAGTCCCGGGGGAGGGCGCGGCTGGCCCCGGCGGGCGGTTTCACCTTCCCCCGGGCGGCTCGGGTTCCCGGATCCGCTTACGCCCGGCTCCGCTGTCGCGGGACCTCCGGCGGGAGGCTCAGGACGCGGCGGACCCCACGCACCATGGACAGTGCTGCGCCCCGCGAGCCCGGGGCCACCGAGCCCCCCGCCCGCGCGCGCCCGCGCCTAGTGTTCCGCACGCAGCTGGCGCACGGCAGTCCGACCGGCAGGATCGAGGGCTTCACCAATGTCCGCGAGCTTTACGCCAAGATCGCCGAGGCCTTCGGCATCGCTCCTACCGAG ATCCTATTCTGCACCCTCAACAGTCACAAAGTGGACATGCAAAAGTTGCTGGGGGGACAGATTGGGCTGGAAGACTTCATCTTTGCACATGTGCGTGGAGAGACCAAAGAAGTGGAGGTCACCAAAACGGAGGATGCTCTAGGACTGACCATCACAGACAACGGAGCCGGATACGCCTTCATCAAG AGAATCAAGGAAGGCAGCATTATCAACCGGATTGAGGCTGTGTGCGTGGGGGATAGCATTGAGGCCATCAATGACCACTCTATTGTGGGCTGCCGGCACTACGAGGTGGCTAAAATGCTCCGGGAGCTGCCCAAGTCTCAGCCCTTCACCCTGCGTCTAGTGCAGCCCCGGAGAGCTTTTG ATATGATTGGccagaggagcaggagcagcaagtgTCCTGTGGAAGCTAAAGTGAGCAGCGGGAGGGAAACATTACGCCTGCGCTCAGGGGGGGCTGCCACTGTGGAGGAGGCG CCCAGCGATGTGGAAGCGGCAGCGGCGCGCAGGGTGGACGACCTGCTGGAGAGCTACATGGGCATCCGAGACCCCGAGCTGGGTAAGCGGCGCGG CGGCCGCGGTGGTGGAGACTGCTCGGAGCTCGGCGGGAGCCCAGGCTTTCGCACGCGGCCTGGACGCCGTTCTGGGCGAGTTCGCCTTTCCAGACGAGTTCGTGGTGGAGGTGTGGGCAGCTATCGGCGAGGCCCACGACGCTTGTGGCTAGCGTGTGTGGGAGTCTCCAGTCCTGGGCCCAGCCCCTTGCCCCAACGCCACTCCAGATCCCAGGACAGCCCTGAGACAAGGCCCGCCACCAGAACCCAACCCAGTTCTGAGACCCAGGTCCACCCTGAGGCCCAGCCTGGTTCTAGCACCCAGTTCAGCTCTAAGAGCCAGCCAGAACCCCATCCCTGTTCTGGAACCCAGGTTAGCTCCGAGGGCCAGACCAGCTCTAGAACCAATACTGAAGTCCAGCCCAGCTCTAGAACCCGACCCAGTTCTTTGacccaggcccaccctgagaCTCAGCTTGGTTCTAGCACCCAGTCAGAATTCCAGGCTGGTTCTGGAACCCAGGTTAGCCCCAAGGCCAGCTCCTGCTCTAGAACCAAAGTTGATGTCTTGCCCAGCTCTAGAACCCGAGCCAGTTCTGTGACCCAGGCCCATCCCAAGGCCCAGCCTGATTCTAGCACCCAGCTCAGCTCTGAGACCCAGCTGGAATCCCTGGTCGGCCCTGAATTCCAGTCCTGCTCTAAAACCAAAATTGAAGCCCAGGATAACTCTAGAACCCAACCCAGTTCTGTGACCCAGGCCCACCCCAAGGCCCAGCTTGGTTCTGTAACCCTTGTTTCTGAAGTCCAGCCAGCCTTTAGATCCCAGCCTAGTCCTGGGGTACAGTCTGACTCCAGAACACAGGTCAGCTCCgaggctcaggctggctttggaaCCCAGAGCAGCCCCAGGCCTGAGCCTTGTTCTAAAACTCATCTTGAACCTGACTGCCAACCCATCCCTAGAACCCAGCCTGGCTCTGAGGTCCAGCCAGGCTTTGAGGCCACACCCCATTCTGGAGCCCAGGGAAATTCTGACACTCATGCCCGACTTAGAACCCAAGCCAGCCCTCAGGTCAACTTCT GCTTGGTTCTAGAACACAGATCCACCCAGATAGGAAACCATGCTCTAGAGCCCAGCCAGACATTGGGACCAACCCTGATGCTGCAGCCCAGGTCATGGCTGACCCTCAGCCTTCCAGAATGCAGCCAAGCCCCGTCCCACAGCCACACTCCGGAATCCAGACAAATGTTAGGAGACAGCTGGGCTCAGAGCACCACCCCAGCAGCCAGTCTCAGAAGCCAGGTTCTGAGAGCCAGCCCAGGTATGAGACAGCCACCACCATGGCCTGGCCCTTCCCTGAGACTTGGAGTGGTTTAG